The following proteins are encoded in a genomic region of Chloracidobacterium sp.:
- a CDS encoding PEP-CTERM sorting domain-containing protein produces the protein MKNINLRVWLSALCLVSILSVFVKVEAGPVRFDQVIQIMAAKPGKAETVSFTRLAVLDPFDNVLVTGDSDDDKDKKKDTNKPQDGRVITETKTDIVVDDVCDCDQPPTPGHFPKWALLGLVAIPLAFILIRTKKETPTPTQTIPQTQTPTPTPTPTVTPTPTLTPTPTPPVTPTPPQPVPEPITILLFGTGLASIGLVARRKLGKKGDSKKEDTEE, from the coding sequence ATGAAAAACATTAATTTAAGAGTTTGGCTTTCAGCACTTTGCTTGGTGTCAATACTGTCCGTTTTTGTAAAGGTCGAAGCCGGGCCTGTCAGGTTCGACCAGGTCATTCAAATAATGGCCGCAAAACCGGGTAAGGCTGAGACGGTGAGCTTTACACGGCTGGCGGTCTTAGATCCGTTCGATAACGTGCTTGTTACCGGCGACAGTGACGATGATAAGGATAAGAAAAAGGATACGAATAAACCGCAGGATGGTCGTGTCATCACCGAGACCAAAACGGATATCGTAGTCGATGATGTTTGTGATTGCGACCAGCCGCCGACGCCGGGCCATTTTCCGAAGTGGGCTTTGCTTGGCCTCGTCGCGATCCCGCTGGCTTTCATTCTGATCAGGACGAAGAAGGAAACGCCGACGCCGACGCAGACCATACCACAGACACAGACGCCGACCCCGACGCCTACGCCCACGGTGACGCCAACGCCGACGCTGACACCAACGCCGACTCCGCCTGTAACGCCGACACCGCCGCAGCCGGTGCCTGAGCCGATAACGATCTTGCTGTTCGGTACCGGTCTGGCATCTATCGGACTTGTCGCAAGGCGAAAGCTTGGCAAGAAGGGCGACTCGAAGAAAGAGGATACCGAAGAATAA
- a CDS encoding glycine--tRNA ligase, with translation MSAPNIETIVSLAKRRGFVFPASEIYGGLGSSWDYGPLGVELANNIKKSWWNWLVYERDDIEGLDSSIIQNRLVWKYSGHETTFSDPLVDCRSCKTRLREDKLDRDSQGKPVCSSCGSTDLTAPRQFNLMFRTTFGAASVEEDPGALAYLRPETAQGIFVNFKNVLDTSRRKLPFGIAQIGKAFRNEVTPGNFIFRTREFEQMELEYFCRPEDARRLHQEWIDAYGEWVASLGISHENIKLYEQTKEELAHYADRTVDFLYRFFPEREDEDKQWDELLGIANRTDYDLRVHSKKPEDADGKRINPDTTEDLSYFDPQTNERFYPYVIEPSVGVNRTLLAVMMDAYEERTNDKGETRVILKLKPELAPIKAAVLPLAKNKPEIVEMAKRIKHDLQPTLRAVYDDTGGIGKLYARQDEIGTPFCVTVDHESLEDNAVTVRNRDTWEQERVSADRLTDLLRNGLTSSDRS, from the coding sequence ATGAGTGCTCCGAATATTGAAACGATCGTATCGCTTGCGAAACGCCGCGGCTTCGTCTTTCCTGCATCTGAGATATATGGCGGCCTCGGTTCGTCTTGGGATTACGGCCCGTTGGGTGTCGAACTGGCAAATAATATCAAGAAAAGCTGGTGGAACTGGCTTGTTTACGAGCGTGACGACATCGAAGGATTGGATTCGTCAATTATCCAGAACAGGCTTGTATGGAAATACAGCGGCCACGAGACCACGTTCAGCGACCCGCTCGTAGATTGCCGCTCGTGCAAGACACGCCTGCGTGAAGACAAACTCGACCGCGACAGCCAAGGGAAGCCTGTTTGTTCGAGCTGTGGTTCAACAGACCTTACGGCACCACGTCAGTTCAACTTGATGTTCCGCACGACGTTCGGAGCAGCATCAGTGGAAGAGGATCCCGGCGCTCTCGCTTATCTGCGGCCCGAAACGGCACAAGGTATCTTTGTGAATTTTAAGAATGTGCTTGATACTTCAAGGCGAAAGCTGCCATTCGGCATCGCGCAGATCGGCAAGGCGTTCCGCAACGAAGTAACACCGGGAAATTTTATCTTCCGCACACGCGAATTCGAACAGATGGAGCTTGAATATTTCTGCCGGCCCGAGGATGCCAGACGACTTCATCAGGAATGGATCGACGCGTACGGCGAATGGGTCGCATCGCTCGGCATTTCACATGAAAATATAAAACTTTACGAGCAGACGAAGGAAGAACTCGCGCACTATGCCGACCGCACCGTCGATTTCCTGTACCGCTTTTTCCCCGAAAGGGAAGACGAGGACAAGCAATGGGACGAGCTTCTCGGTATCGCGAATCGTACGGATTATGATCTGCGAGTTCATTCCAAAAAGCCGGAAGATGCGGACGGAAAACGCATCAACCCGGACACGACCGAAGACCTCTCGTATTTTGATCCGCAGACCAATGAACGGTTCTACCCGTATGTTATTGAGCCTTCGGTCGGCGTGAACCGGACGCTCTTGGCGGTAATGATGGACGCCTACGAAGAACGAACGAACGATAAAGGCGAAACTCGCGTCATACTTAAATTAAAGCCCGAACTCGCGCCGATCAAAGCCGCCGTGCTGCCGCTCGCGAAAAATAAGCCGGAGATCGTTGAAATGGCAAAGCGTATAAAACACGACCTTCAGCCGACGCTTCGCGCCGTTTATGACGACACCGGCGGCATCGGCAAACTCTACGCACGCCAGGACGAGATCGGTACGCCATTCTGCGTAACCGTCGATCACGAATCGCTGGAAGACAACGCCGTTACCGTCCGCAACCGCGATACATGGGAACAGGAACGCGTAAGCGCGGATCGCTTAACGGATCTTCTTCGCAATGGTTTGACATCGAGCGACCGATCATAG
- a CDS encoding HD domain-containing protein, which produces MLYRAEIEELAEIVRVNGGRAMFVGGCVRDELMGIEPKDWDLEVYGIGPERLKGLLEEFVSKRSDAFGKAPLKAVGEAFAVYKLGEHLDVSLPRRERKFGRGHRGFVIEGDPDMSFEEACSRRDLTINAILKDPLTGEIVDPFGGREDIERKILRHVSAVTFAEDSLRVLRLAHFSARFEFAIDSDTFELCKTIDLTDLPKERIRGEIEKLLLLAKRPSIGLRFLYDVGAIRRLFPELQALAGVPQEPEWHPEGDVDIHTLLVVDEARNLIDGLDHPRKMAVMLGALCHDLGKPATTEFTDGRIRSRGHDEAGIEPTIALLDTLGIHTIDGYDVRKQVVELVRYHLKPGEYFKAKTPVGDGAFRRLARKVEPDLLYRVAKADSLGRNPKWLPDEKRYGSEAQEWFIERVRALSVETSPPRPLLMGRHLIDLGMTPGPDFKRILDAVYELQLDGKIVSAEDAIEEAKRNIAEV; this is translated from the coding sequence ATGCTATATCGCGCCGAGATCGAAGAACTTGCCGAGATAGTTCGCGTAAACGGCGGCAGGGCGATGTTCGTCGGCGGCTGCGTTCGTGACGAGCTGATGGGCATTGAACCGAAGGATTGGGATCTTGAGGTCTATGGCATCGGCCCGGAAAGGCTGAAGGGTCTGCTTGAAGAATTTGTCTCAAAAAGGTCAGACGCTTTCGGCAAAGCCCCGTTGAAAGCGGTCGGTGAGGCGTTTGCCGTTTATAAGCTAGGTGAGCATTTGGATGTGAGCCTGCCGCGGCGTGAGCGTAAATTTGGCCGCGGACACCGCGGCTTCGTCATTGAAGGCGACCCCGATATGTCGTTCGAAGAGGCGTGTTCGCGGCGTGATCTTACGATCAATGCGATACTCAAAGACCCGCTTACGGGCGAGATCGTCGATCCGTTCGGCGGCAGGGAAGACATCGAACGGAAAATTCTTAGGCACGTTTCGGCGGTAACCTTTGCGGAAGACAGCTTGCGGGTGCTCCGACTGGCTCACTTTTCCGCCCGATTCGAATTCGCGATAGACAGCGATACCTTTGAACTTTGCAAAACCATTGACCTCACAGACTTGCCGAAGGAACGCATACGCGGTGAAATAGAAAAGCTCCTGCTACTCGCAAAGCGTCCTTCAATTGGCCTCAGATTTCTTTATGATGTGGGTGCGATCCGCCGTCTCTTTCCTGAACTGCAGGCTCTCGCAGGCGTGCCGCAAGAACCCGAGTGGCATCCGGAAGGCGACGTTGATATTCATACGCTGCTTGTGGTCGATGAGGCACGAAATCTTATCGACGGCCTCGATCACCCGCGAAAGATGGCGGTAATGCTCGGTGCCCTCTGTCACGACCTCGGAAAACCTGCAACGACCGAATTTACCGATGGGCGAATACGATCGCGCGGGCATGACGAGGCAGGGATCGAGCCGACCATTGCTTTGCTGGACACGCTCGGTATTCATACGATCGACGGATACGACGTTCGAAAACAGGTGGTCGAGCTTGTACGTTATCACCTTAAGCCGGGCGAGTATTTCAAGGCAAAGACGCCGGTCGGCGATGGTGCATTCCGCCGCTTGGCCCGTAAGGTCGAGCCCGATCTTCTGTATCGTGTGGCGAAGGCTGATTCGCTTGGCCGCAATCCGAAATGGCTTCCGGATGAAAAACGTTACGGCAGTGAGGCTCAGGAGTGGTTTATTGAGCGTGTGCGTGCACTCAGTGTCGAAACGAGCCCTCCCAGGCCGCTACTTATGGGGCGGCATCTCATCGATCTTGGCATG